In Oryzias melastigma strain HK-1 linkage group LG14, ASM292280v2, whole genome shotgun sequence, the DNA window AATAACATCTAGACACATAGAAAACATGCCAGCAAAATATCAGTATTTTAACCCAACTACATAGAATGTGCAATAATTACTTAACATTGTATCTGTCTCATATTGATATTGGTAGACAATTAAAGGTAAGTATCCTTCGCCTAATTTAGatattaatatttcaaaatccatATCAAAATGttggacataaaataaaaaatgttccatGTCTTTTTTATGCGACACACAAATAAGTCTTGCTGTtgccaaaagaagaaaatgcatttttttcacatgatttTTCAGTTTGTCCAACTTTctaggttttaaaaaaactaaatatgaaaaaaaaaacatgaactttaacTTAAAATCTTGGTAGCTTTTCCAATAGTTTCtctattttgttatattttgtacTAATAATGTGGTAGCCTAATTATTAGAATGAATAAGTTGTGAAACAACTCAATTTTGCTTAGACTTCgaaaacttgaactttttttacttatatgCAAATAACGTAAACAGTTAGAACACTTATTAATCATGACATAATATCGATTTTTAAATTGTAGCGATTGTTTAcaaattctagaaaaaaattacattagacctgaatgcttttttttccaccactGGAGGGCGCTGAATACATTAACTTGTCCGGAAACTGGTTTTGAACAAATACCACAGAAGAAGTTGCATCAGATTTTAACATGGCTACTCCTATGCACAGAATTATTGCCAGGAGACAAGCGTGAGTATATCTTCGTTATCACAGCGTTACCCATTTCATACTAAATTTTTGTGAATACATCATCTGTATAAAACTACATTACACTTTGTTTTGTGACACCGCGTCCTGTAGAAGCGCTAAACAACCATTATTTCACAGTTAAACGGGAGTTAAGATGCTGCGCTTCTTCTCTCTTTCTTCCCACTTTTTTCCGCCATTAACGTCTCAATAATAGATATTAGCACAGACGTACACGCTTCTATAGTTATCTGGAGTTAAGTTATCATTCCGGGAAaaagctttattattattatttttaagagcttttttttcctgttttaaaattataacagGAAAATCCGGAATGTATTTAGAAGTTTGTAAATTTCTTTGATAGCCTCACCGTTTTATATTCACTTTGATTGTTGAATCAAACAGTtcaataaaatttgttttattaaggaTTTatcccaataaaaaaatatctttttttaaaggagaaactAAATTACTGTGATCTGACATGTAGGACATTTTTTGTGGGATCCACTGTAATGGAAAATGTTGACACTTTATGTTctataaaataatatacaaaATATATGGGCCTCCTTTACGAGgcaaacttttaatatttaatattagtTTATCgaatttataaatgtatcttCCTTTAAGAaaccttgttattttttttacattgtcttgtaaaatgttttatttgttcatttttgttaattacTTTATAATTCTACCCAAAAAAGTGTAACTTTGTATGGTTTAATACATtagttatgcattttttttttgaaaaacaaaatacatttaacagttaaatttggaaaatattatattatattatattatattatattatattatattatattatattatattatattatattatattatattatattatattatattatattatattatattatattatattatattatattatattatattatattaaggATTCAAGGATTTATACTTTAAAACCAGATGACAAATCAATGACACTGtattaaatgtaattatattAGATACAAACATTTCCTATTGGAAAAACTACCTAGGATtatcagctattttttttttatttacctcaGTCAACTTATACTTTgtaatatattttgtatttttttttttctccagggaGGCAAACAAACAGCATGTGCGTTGTCAAAAGTGTTTGGAGATGGGGCACTGGACCTATGAATGTACAGGGAAGCGGAAATACGTCCACAGACCATCAAGAACAGTTGAGatgaaaaagaaattgaaagaaGTTGAAAATAAACCCCTCAGCATTACTGggtaagtttttttgtttgtttttctgtcctaacttgtattttttctcatattCAATTCATCCACAAGGGGGCACAATTCAGAACTTCCATGTGGTGAATATGGTGAtcgatgaggttagacaggaaccTCTGTGGACcatcatgtttgcagatgacgcTATGAGAGCAAGAAGGTacatctagagaggtggaggttggCTCTGGAAAGAAGAAGAGTCGAGGTTAACCTCAGCAAGATTTTCAGGATATTTAAACGGGAGGAATGATTACAAGGAGCAGAGGTGTAACGGAGAGTGTGGGAAAGAGGTGAAGTACAAGCATTATGTTGGTAATAAAGTGGTAGAAGAAGAGGAAAGAGGGCATTCGTGGACGTAGTAAATAAGGAGAACTTCTTCACTTACATGGTGGTGTAAGTGAAGAGGATTCAGAAGATAGAGGCGGATGTGTCACTGTGATCACCCCTGAAGGGagcaaataaagacaaataactTTTTCTCTGAAGTTCGTGTTGTTGGTTTAAATTAAGTTGCTTTCCGTTCACAGACCCGGAAGGGAAGGTTCAAGCGACAGGAAACTCAAAAAGAAGTAAGTATGAATTGTCAAATgctaattacattttctttctagATAACTATAATGGTTTATCGTCCAGTTCTTCTagcagaagttaaaaaaaaaacccttaagagtgtatatttaaaatttagatgttgtttatgttgttaatttttaatattaaaacatttttcgtAGTATATAGGTaacttaaactaaattaaagatttttaataataaaatagaagacAAAAGTGCTGCTTAACAACAGTAAGAGTTTATAGCAGAATAGAGGGAACTCTTTGTGTAAAGATCAACGGTTAAACCCATCACAGATTCCTGATATCTAACTGCTGAGTCATCAATGTGAGGTTGACTTTTTTTGGGCTTGTCAGCATCTAGTGGGTAAACTAGTCAATAAAAAGCTAAACTATAGTCCCTTTAGTCTGTTGTAGGTTAAAAACCCAAGGTTTGTTAGGGTAGGGTGTTACATAGATTTATTTGGcacatttaaattaaacctccatgtgagaaaaaaacaagaattacggtagaaatttaaagaaaaaacaccttAAGCACTTGGATATAATGCCAACCCGATGctataaaatgaacaaaaagtgtGTTATTAATCCGGCAGGAattaaagtggtaaaaaaaagttttgtggtattttttttctgtgtatgtTTCATGTCTGTAAATGAAAATCCCTTTagtgtttataaaataaacttcaatttGAGCAgattgggaaaaaaaggagacatCTGATGAATACAATCATTTCAGTATTAATTAAAGGCcctttttcattcttttcataagcctttcagagtaaaccatTACCTTAAGAAATATTTTGTATGGAATATTAGCTATTTTTGCGAGCTCCTCTTCCTACATGGAAGTGAgacgcctcgatctctgaggctctgcTATTTGCTCCCTTTATCATGACGTCACCCTAGAGCCTAGGCAGCAAGCCATTGTTATCTTTAGGTCAGGTTAGGTCCAAGAGGAACCACTTTTTCCCAGAATCATTGCTAAAATGAAAACGTTTTGCCGATCATCGCCTAGCTCAATGGGAAAAGTAGGTGTTTGTTAGTGCTGGCAGCGCAgtctcttcctggaaggggctgttctcccATGTTCATACATATGAATGTGAAGACCCAGTCATTCTCAAGGATCcgtgaatggagcaaaataccACTTGTGGGggttttttgtgaggaattgaCATTATGACACACCTAAAATAttcatgatataggcccttcaAAACCAGTCTTTATTCTGGGCAttggctccctctagtggaTTATTCTAGCTGCTGCAAGTTTcaaattatttcacatttgggaaaacaatttctaaaagtctgtttttctgactttcaaagtaaaaaagtacATCAAGTTCAATTAGAATTAAATCTATCTTTAGATAAACAACTTCTATTGCgtctttgaatgttttgttCTGATTCTATTCAAAGTagttctgtcttttcttttaacatatttaacaGCATAAAACCAAAGTAAATATAGAAACATAGAAAGTTAATATGCTCAGCATTGCTCTTATTTATATGTAGTCattgtaataagaaataattattGACTGTTTTATTCATAGCCGATGCTGAGGAATGTATAACATATTGGGTCTGATGGTAACCGATTCACACCAGCAgctgaatattttcattttggtttgtttgcaacatgatttaacagtaaaaacacgGAAAACATAGCAGGTACTGCCATGTGGCCTTGAGATTCCACATGTCACTCATGTCTTTGCGTTATGCTGCCCCTCTCAGATCAAAAGATGCCACCGACAGCAGTGGAGCCTCAGACAACTCCTCCAGTGACTCATCATCAGACAGCAGCGACTCCAGCTCTTCCTCTGATGACAGCGACAGCAGCAGCGACAGCGACAGCTCCTCGTCTTCATCCTCAacttcatcttcttcctcttcctcctcagacaGCTCAGACTCAGGGAGCAGCAGCAACTCGGATCAAGAACCAccgaagaagaagaaaaagaaaaaatagagggggaatttttgttgttatttttctagtttttttccttaacaACTTTTCTAAACCATCTCAACTAGTGGGCACAAGAAAAATGTAAGAGCTGCACAGGTGTGGAGGTTATGAATTAGgctaaatatgttttgttgtATCATCTTCTGGttataaaatgtttctgtttctgggAAATGTTCATATGTTTATATTTGgattcaaaaaacaaataaaaaaaccatgataaaaaaacaatatcaccAAAACTGGGTTtaatatctgttttttgtttgtttgtttttgtttaaagaaacgTGCTCTGTGAATTACCTTGTTAATGTAAAGaagttaaactaaaatgttaacatttgacCTCAATAGAAAGAAAAGCAAGGGGTGtctaaattatcttttttatttttacatttatctaaGCTTTTCCTATTTGAAAGAACGTAATAGTCAGATGATGTATTTTATAGGGACAGAACACTTTTCTAAAGGATGTCGTCGGCTGAAATGTTGCATCTTTAGACACTTTCAAGTCCAAGATTAAACTTTGATAGTGGGTcacttttgacaaaaacacCAGAGCAAGACACTAGTTTTTTGCTTCACAAATATTTTaggtaatacattttttagttgttttttttttcttttcaacaaaaGCACAATATAATATCTCCCTAACATATGcatttaaaggaaacaaaattgGGAGAGCTGCTTTTACTAAGGTCCAAAATAATAGTGCAGGATTGCAAAATGCaggattgcaaaaaaaaaaaacaaacatgtttttatgttaagtACTGCGAGCATCTGAAGCTTGAAGAAACACAATACACAAGGAGTCTGTAAAATTACAGTACTTTGATTAGGATccattctttatttatttatttattttttttacttttctctgaaacatttttaagtatatACCCAGAGATATAAATTGTATTCAGACTATTTAAAAGCTGTATTTAGATCAATTTAgtgttggaacaaaaaaaaatgtaaaaatggtaAAAGCAAGTCAAAGTTGAGAAAAATTGTGTTAGAATGAACCTAACTGAGAGGAATAAAAGGTATTATTTTCCCtgtgtttgaatttttaaaggATGTGGCTCCATACAGTCAGCAGGGAACAATGAGAGCTGTCCGTGATTCCTACTGAACGTCAAGTGTGAGCCAGCTTTGCGTCAGAATAGTGTTGCGTTCGAAGACAACCGTAATTATCGCTACTCTCAAAAGGTTGTCCTCCTATTTACATCCTAttgacatattttatattttttcacatttttatcgTAATTTTAGGttctttgtatttgtttcaTATGCATTATCCATTCTTAAAATCagtgtgtattttgttttaaactcaaTGTCTAACTTTgaattttcatctttaaaaatagtaaatttgtGGAGTCTTAAAATTCTATTTGAGCAAAATCGTCTTTATGTACCTTAACAAAACTATTCCCCCGGGAGTGGCTCCACATTTGCTCCTCTATTTTCGTTTATTACGCTGGGTGGCGGCTTTGACAGTTTTCTGACACGCCGTGAAGGCAGCTTCTCTTGATGCCATCCATGCATCCAGTCCTGTCTGTGGTACCTGCTGGCTGCTTCACTTAGCTAGCAGTTACCTATCAGTCACATCTCTTTAGGAATAACAAAATGAACAAGGGGGCAGGATGACTTCGTTTTGTTTTCCCCTCGTTGTACAGTTCTGCTTTGAGGGAAGACTTTTAGTGTAGTATTTTAGCTGTTAAAGCGTTTGGCTCACTTCATTTTGCGTGTAACTGGAAGtggaaaagacaaagaaaaaagagctTTCCAATAGCTAGAATGGTTTGGGCCTAAAAAGAAGACAAGAGGTAAGAAAAAACGATTATCGCAGAGACGCATTCTTGTCTGTGAGCCTTATTTTGTGGTTGTCTGTTGTTTAGGGTAAATTTTTAGCCCAAGTTTCTCAAAACATAAAAGAATTGATAGCTAGCTAGCTGCTAGCTTAGCCTACGAATGCTATTCGTAGACGCTATTCTTAAAGATGCAGGTATTCCAGGGTAGCTTATTAGCTTTAAGTGAATATTTGAGTTgggtatatattttttaaagatctaaTGACCGTTAATGATTTATAGCGCTCGTGCGTGAAATGTCACTCGTACGCTGGCTTTCTTCCCTGGAACATTGAGCCAAACATCGCAGCGGTGCTCTTGTTTTTGTTCCTGTAAATGTAAACTAGCAGGTTATGACGTTTTATCGGTGTTTTTACTTCATAATCAGCACATGATTGGACTAAATGAAGCTCTCAAACTTgttatattattaaa includes these proteins:
- the zcchc10 gene encoding zinc finger CCHC domain-containing protein 10, producing MATPMHRIIARRQAEANKQHVRCQKCLEMGHWTYECTGKRKYVHRPSRTVEMKKKLKEVENKPLSITGPGREGSSDRKLKKKSKDATDSSGASDNSSSDSSSDSSDSSSSSDDSDSSSDSDSSSSSSSTSSSSSSSSDSSDSGSSSNSDQEPPKKKKKKK